The stretch of DNA ACCAGAACCAATCACAGAACCAGAGGAAGAAGAGGCTACCCCTGAACAGATACAAAAATTAGAAGAATTAGAAAGGCAAATTAAAGAATTAGAATCACAACCAGAACCAATCACAGAACCAGAACTTCCTAGTCCTAGGGGTTCATTGCCAAAAGAATCTACAGAAGATTTACCTCAAGAACTAGATCTTGCACCAGAACCAATCACAGAACCAGAGGAAGAAGAGGCTACCCCTGAACAACTATCTCAAATTAATGAACTACAACAACAAATTGATGATTTAGAAAATATTTTATCAACTCAAAAATTTTCAGAACCAATCACAGAACCAGAGGAAGAAGAGGCTACCCCTGAACAACTATCTCAAATTAATGAACTACAACAACAAATTGATGATTTAGAAAATATTTTATCAACTCAAAAATTTTCAGAACCAATCACAGAACCAGAGGAAGAAGAGGCTACCCCTGAACAATACTCTAAAGTCAAAGAATTAGAAAAAGAAATTGAAAAACTTGAGGCTGTTGATATTGAACATGAAATCATTCAAACATTACGAAAACAAAATAAAAAACTTGATGATATTGAAAGTAAACTTCACATTCCAAAATTAGATAAAACTAAAAATAATAATTCTTTGTCTCAAGAAGCATACTGTGTTAAATGTAAAATCAAAAGAATAATAAAAAATCCAGAAGAAACCATAATAAAAAATGGTAGACCTGGGATCAGAGGAACTTGTTCAATATGTAATAGTAAAGTTTTTCGTATTGGAAAAATGAAAAAATAGTATGTTTGATTGAAATCTTATTTAACATTCAGATTTGACCTGATTGCCACGCCTGATTGAATTTTTTTATGGCCTCTTGATATGCTATAATTGAATCATCTCCTGAAGTTTTCAGAAATTTTTCCCATTGGCTATTGAATTTTTTTATTGATTCAATATTGGTTTCTTTAAAGATATTTTCCATCATCTTTGTTTGTTGTTTGATATATTCAGGACCAAT from Nitrosopumilus sp. encodes:
- a CDS encoding DUF5679 domain-containing protein, whose translation is PEPITEPEEEEATPEQIQKLEELERQIKELESQPEPITEPELPSPRGSLPKESTEDLPQELDLAPEPITEPEEEEATPEQLSQINELQQQIDDLENILSTQKFSEPITEPEEEEATPEQLSQINELQQQIDDLENILSTQKFSEPITEPEEEEATPEQYSKVKELEKEIEKLEAVDIEHEIIQTLRKQNKKLDDIESKLHIPKLDKTKNNNSLSQEAYCVKCKIKRIIKNPEETIIKNGRPGIRGTCSICNSKVFRIGKMKK